In Chromatiaceae bacterium, a single genomic region encodes these proteins:
- a CDS encoding PilW family protein, producing MKGRLQMRRQSGLTLVELMVAMTLSMVLLAGVMVLFSGNKISYRMQEGLSAIQDSGRYAMAQIKRDIESSGFGGCLTEDLKVDIKPILAIYGSVVPAYVGEFQNGIRITADNDVSGADVDGEAVVDGTDVLQIRGLMGGTVFYAAQRMFPNNPITLLGDATDEFATDDYAVLSDCSGADIVQVAADPTFADNKTTITHLPTLLSRKFGSDSELAALSLRTYFIGTSAGVNNSGAAVRALYRSDGTTVQEIVQGVEDMQILFGVDTNADGVADAFQAPDAVADWSGVVNVQVSLLVNSIDNTTEEAAQYIFRPDDPAPQLPATDDRLMRQEYTAVMTLRNNVL from the coding sequence ATGAAAGGACGGTTGCAGATGCGTCGCCAGTCCGGCCTGACGCTGGTCGAATTGATGGTCGCTATGACGTTGAGCATGGTGCTACTGGCCGGAGTGATGGTGCTGTTTTCGGGCAACAAGATCAGCTATCGGATGCAGGAGGGGCTTTCCGCGATCCAGGACAGCGGTCGCTATGCGATGGCACAGATCAAGCGCGATATCGAATCGTCCGGGTTCGGTGGTTGTCTCACCGAAGACCTCAAGGTTGATATCAAGCCGATACTCGCTATTTATGGGAGTGTTGTGCCTGCCTATGTAGGGGAATTTCAGAACGGCATCCGGATCACTGCCGACAACGATGTGTCGGGTGCGGACGTCGATGGCGAGGCCGTTGTCGACGGTACCGATGTCCTGCAGATCCGCGGCCTGATGGGCGGCACGGTGTTCTACGCCGCGCAGCGCATGTTTCCGAACAACCCGATAACGTTGCTGGGGGATGCCACCGACGAGTTCGCGACCGACGATTATGCCGTGCTCAGCGACTGTAGTGGCGCCGATATCGTCCAGGTTGCTGCTGATCCCACGTTCGCTGACAACAAGACAACAATTACCCACTTGCCGACACTACTGTCTCGCAAGTTCGGTTCGGATTCCGAGCTTGCTGCTTTGTCGCTGCGTACCTATTTCATCGGTACCTCGGCCGGGGTCAACAACTCGGGCGCCGCGGTGCGTGCGCTGTACCGCTCCGACGGCACTACCGTGCAGGAGATCGTTCAGGGTGTCGAAGACATGCAGATACTGTTTGGCGTCGATACCAATGCCGACGGTGTTGCGGATGCCTTCCAGGCCCCGGACGCAGTGGCCGATTGGAGCGGAGTCGTCAATGTGCAGGTGTCGCTGCTGGTCAATAGTATCGACAATACGACGGAGGAGGCGGCGCAATACATCTTCCGCCCGGACGATCCGGCGCCCCAGTTGCCGGCCACCGACGACCGCCTGATGCGGCAGGAATACACCGCGGTGATGACACTGCGTAACAACGTTTTGTGA
- the pilV gene encoding type IV pilus modification protein PilV, with protein sequence MAGQTAQSGFTLLEVLVALIVLSIGLLGLSGLQTTSLRSNHSASLRTQATILSSDIVDRMRANRQAAVGLAKSYDIDFGDVAPTGTCASSCSETQVAARDLFEWRAYVERLPGGQSSISVDDDGVVEVQIRWADNRNSDAAAKLNFTTRTMI encoded by the coding sequence ATTGCCGGGCAAACGGCACAGAGTGGCTTCACGCTGCTCGAGGTACTGGTTGCGCTCATTGTGTTGTCGATCGGCCTGTTGGGTCTCAGCGGTCTGCAGACCACGTCGCTGCGCAGCAATCACAGCGCGTCGCTGCGTACCCAGGCCACGATCCTAAGCTCCGATATCGTCGATCGCATGCGTGCCAACCGCCAGGCGGCGGTGGGTCTCGCGAAATCGTATGACATCGATTTCGGCGACGTTGCCCCAACAGGCACCTGCGCATCCAGCTGTTCGGAGACACAGGTGGCCGCGCGAGACCTGTTCGAGTGGCGGGCTTATGTCGAACGCCTGCCGGGTGGTCAGAGCAGCATATCGGTCGATGACGACGGCGTGGTGGAGGTGCAGATCCGCTGGGCGGACAACCGCAACAGCGATGCCGCCGCCAAATTGAACTTCACGACGCGGACGATGATATGA
- a CDS encoding GspH/FimT family pseudopilin yields MSTKQQGLTLVELMVTLAVAIVLLAVGMPLFTGVAANNRAVAEANALTAALKLARSEAVKRRVTVVVCSDDAGACGDAADWKDGWMVFVDENGNSVVDVDDEVLRTWAALSTESSITVTDGPTVAFQAAGDVAAQVTFELFNSAVTATDVNDKKRCTTVADSGQIRSTRGACP; encoded by the coding sequence ATGAGTACGAAACAACAAGGTCTCACACTGGTCGAGCTGATGGTCACGCTGGCCGTCGCGATCGTACTGCTCGCGGTCGGGATGCCGTTGTTCACCGGCGTTGCCGCAAACAACCGTGCGGTTGCGGAAGCAAACGCGTTGACTGCGGCGCTGAAACTGGCACGCAGCGAAGCGGTCAAGCGTCGCGTGACGGTCGTGGTGTGTTCGGATGATGCCGGCGCCTGTGGGGATGCCGCGGACTGGAAGGATGGCTGGATGGTGTTCGTCGACGAAAACGGGAACAGCGTAGTTGACGTCGATGACGAGGTACTACGCACCTGGGCGGCCCTGTCCACTGAGTCCAGTATCACGGTTACCGATGGGCCGACGGTCGCGTTTCAGGCGGCCGGTGATGTAGCGGCCCAGGTCACTTTCGAGTTGTTCAACTCGGCTGTCACGGCCACGGACGTCAATGACAAGAAGCGTTGCACGACGGTGGCAGACTCCGGGCAGATACGCAGTACGCGAGGGGCCTGTCCATGA
- a CDS encoding pilus assembly protein: MNRNSLGNPVLRQRQQGAVLIVALVLLLVLTVLGTAGIQDTIITERMAGNQRDLALSFETAELELRRWEKRMDEAPVVFSATVHGYEVTDVTISVDPDDNTNYADSTVSTSELSTYVDTLPRYFLERLPEIPLPDSSIVQGFQEKPPVLQYYRVTAKGFGVTPSTESILQSTYLPPF, from the coding sequence ATGAATCGCAACAGCTTAGGAAATCCGGTTCTCAGGCAAAGGCAGCAGGGTGCCGTGCTGATAGTGGCACTGGTGCTGCTGCTGGTACTCACCGTGTTGGGCACGGCCGGGATCCAGGACACGATCATCACGGAGCGCATGGCCGGCAACCAGCGCGACCTCGCTTTGTCGTTCGAGACGGCGGAACTCGAGTTGCGTCGCTGGGAGAAACGGATGGACGAGGCCCCGGTCGTATTCTCGGCAACCGTGCATGGCTACGAGGTGACCGACGTCACGATCAGTGTCGACCCGGACGACAATACCAATTATGCCGATTCGACGGTGTCCACCAGCGAATTGTCGACCTATGTCGACACCCTGCCGCGTTATTTCCTGGAGCGGTTACCGGAGATACCGCTGCCGGACAGCAGTATCGTCCAGGGTTTTCAGGAAAAGCCGCCGGTGCTGCAGTACTACCGGGTGACGGCCAAGGGGTTCGGCGTGACGCCGAGCACGGAGTCAATATTGCAGAGCACCTACCTGCCGCCGTTCTGA